A single genomic interval of Desulfovibrio sp. TomC harbors:
- a CDS encoding glycosyltransferase, translating into MDYQGPRPPDAPVAAAPPGGVNVTVVAFNRLECTRRTLAAVRALAGWPHVLTVVDNASTDGTAAFLAEALARGTVDNVVTLARNMGPAVACNLGWSLVAAEYYLRLDNDIVFTRSDWLADMAAIAAASPRIGCVSYPIYRTPGEYLPASIDGSPAMLLPSHPWSSPGGCMLFTAAVRRAMGCWCEDYGTYGPEDGDMSRRLDQAGLLRAYVPDFAWGSHIGHDDANIAAYTTRKQTRQDYHKRDHTGTFTVNCLLYGGGLRPLCMERRFVPRLGGDGRVAFVLDRDYLARWGTKMTAMKKVMGDLVNLSGQPG; encoded by the coding sequence ATGGACTATCAAGGCCCCCGCCCGCCGGATGCGCCTGTTGCGGCAGCGCCGCCGGGCGGGGTCAATGTCACGGTGGTGGCCTTTAACCGTCTGGAATGCACCCGGCGCACCCTGGCCGCCGTGCGCGCCCTGGCCGGATGGCCCCATGTCCTGACGGTTGTGGACAACGCCAGCACTGACGGCACGGCCGCCTTTCTGGCCGAGGCCCTGGCCCGGGGCACCGTGGACAACGTCGTGACCCTGGCCCGCAACATGGGGCCGGCCGTGGCCTGCAACCTGGGCTGGTCCCTGGTTGCGGCCGAATATTATCTGCGCCTGGACAACGACATTGTCTTCACCCGCTCCGACTGGCTGGCCGATATGGCGGCCATAGCCGCGGCCTCGCCCCGTATCGGCTGCGTTTCCTATCCCATTTACCGTACGCCCGGAGAATATCTGCCGGCCAGCATCGACGGCAGTCCGGCCATGCTGCTGCCCTCCCACCCCTGGTCCTCGCCGGGAGGCTGCATGCTGTTTACTGCGGCGGTGCGGCGGGCCATGGGTTGCTGGTGCGAGGATTACGGCACCTATGGTCCCGAAGACGGCGACATGTCGCGGCGTCTGGACCAGGCCGGCCTGTTGCGGGCCTATGTGCCGGACTTTGCCTGGGGGAGCCATATCGGCCACGACGACGCCAATATCGCCGCCTATACGACCCGCAAGCAGACGCGCCAGGACTACCACAAAAGGGATCATACCGGGACGTTTACGGTGAATTGCCTGCTCTACGGCGGCGGCCTCCGGCCTCTTTGCATGGAGCGCCGGTTTGTGCCCCGCCTGGGCGGCGACGGCCGGGTGGCCTTTGTTCTTGACCGGGACTATCTGGCGCGTTGGGGAACCAAGATGACGGCCATGAAGAAGGTGATGGGCGATCTGGTGAATCTGTCCGGGCAGCCGGGCTGA
- a CDS encoding PilZ domain-containing protein, with the protein MVLDLFRKAKSSKEDEQGRRRTAAVLDLALTQRSKIHVQFDAKDSNLTGVTATVMAVNDAGLVLELGGVANLKDRFLGRSITCFFRIVEREDRHREIFYNFSTDILRIRNYADRPPQIAVAFPAALNGAQRRKSLRMRPDFQQFSHIAIWKYEASGFDMAKPTVAHSHFKSGQAQVDNISAGGLRFRVKRQHVKDSALEPKKGDRFILFFTFEDKVPKLREEYWLVAKVNNIQPDPVTGEIALGLEFVANGVRQESGKVEWSKIEDNVIDDMAQRIYLWHVSLYRDRGLA; encoded by the coding sequence ATGGTCTTGGATTTGTTTCGAAAAGCAAAATCCTCCAAAGAGGATGAACAGGGCCGTCGGCGAACCGCCGCCGTCCTTGATCTGGCCCTGACCCAGCGGTCCAAGATCCACGTGCAGTTCGACGCCAAAGACAGCAATCTGACCGGGGTCACGGCCACGGTCATGGCTGTCAACGACGCCGGGCTGGTGTTGGAACTGGGTGGCGTGGCCAACCTCAAGGACCGTTTTCTGGGCCGGTCCATCACCTGCTTTTTTCGTATTGTAGAGCGCGAAGACCGGCACCGGGAAATATTTTATAATTTTTCCACCGATATTCTGCGTATCCGCAATTATGCCGATCGCCCTCCCCAGATTGCCGTGGCCTTTCCGGCGGCCCTAAACGGGGCGCAACGGCGAAAAAGCCTGCGCATGCGACCGGATTTCCAACAATTTTCCCATATCGCCATCTGGAAATACGAGGCCAGCGGCTTCGACATGGCTAAGCCGACCGTGGCCCACAGCCATTTTAAATCCGGTCAGGCCCAGGTCGACAATATTTCGGCCGGCGGCTTGCGGTTTCGCGTCAAACGCCAGCATGTCAAGGACAGCGCCCTGGAACCCAAAAAGGGCGACCGCTTCATTCTTTTTTTCACCTTTGAGGACAAAGTCCCAAAATTGCGGGAAGAATATTGGCTGGTGGCCAAGGTCAACAATATCCAGCCTGACCCGGTCACCGGGGAAATAGCCCTGGGCCTGGAATTTGTGGCCAACGGCGTGCGCCAGGAATCCGGCAAGGTCGAATGGTCCAAGATCGAAGACAACGTCATCGACGACATGGCCCAGCGCATCTACCTGTGGCATGTTTCCCTCTACCGCGACCGGGGTCTGGCCTGA
- a CDS encoding FmdB family zinc ribbon protein translates to MPLYEYQCPACGRVFEELRRSGDEAEAACPECGAGAPRIVSLSAFALKGTGFYATDYVKRRPGSFKRDGNDTVKGTPVPIPQLARDPSVPLAAETDPDDDDEALPKEGA, encoded by the coding sequence ATGCCCTTGTATGAGTATCAGTGTCCCGCCTGCGGCCGGGTTTTTGAGGAACTGCGCCGCAGCGGCGACGAAGCCGAGGCTGCCTGCCCCGAATGCGGCGCAGGCGCGCCGCGCATCGTCTCCCTCTCCGCCTTTGCCCTCAAAGGCACCGGCTTTTACGCCACCGATTACGTCAAGCGACGGCCGGGATCCTTCAAGCGCGACGGCAACGATACCGTCAAGGGAACTCCCGTGCCCATTCCCCAACTGGCCCGCGACCCGTCCGTGCCGCTTGCCGCCGAAACCGATCCCGACGACGATGACGAGGCACTGCCCAAGGAGGGCGCATGA
- the gyrA gene encoding DNA gyrase subunit A, translating into MSDSIHIEEELKKSYLEYSLSVIIGRAIPDVRDGLKPVHRRILYAMHDLSNSYNRPYKKSARVVGDVIGKYHPHGDQSVYDALVRMAQDFSMRDAIVDGQGNFGSIDGDAAAAMRYTEVRMSRLAGEFLADIEKETVDFRPNYDNSLQEPAVLPTKVPNLLLNGSSGIAVGMATNIPPHNLGELCDGLLHLLDAPHCPVTDIIGLVKGPDFPTAASIYGGKGLIEAYTTGRGSIKIRGRAEVEERKKDYVSVVIREIPYALNKSSLVEKIAALINDGRIEGVSDLRDESDRKGIRIVLDLKKGTIPDIVINALYKYTPLETSFGINMLVVADNRPALLNIKQMLEHFLTHRRDVILRRTKFDLRKSEERAHILEGLRIALDNIDEVVAIIRASKNAVEARERLMERFALSERQSQAILDMRLQRLTNLERQKLIDEYNELIKLIEYLRSILENDEVLRGVIRDEITEIQTRYATPRKTEILEDLEGINILDLIPDEDVVITLSRRGYIKRTRIDNYQQQKRGGKGIAGLSTSGDDFVQSFCATTNHQQLLLFTNLGRMFMLPVHQIPEGQRTAKGAHIANLLPMDKEEFVATALAIREFSEERYFLFVTRKGMVKRTCTDLYKNCRSTGIIAVGLKENDELLTVKEIDDDTEVLLATQQGLSNRFHISGVRPTGRGAAGVKGIALKGQDRVAAGVVVTGESRSEVLTISANGYGKRTSIDHYPLRNRGGSGVINMRVTPKTGQVIGAVMVSDGDEMLLLTSANKIIRLSVNGISTVGRATQGVMLVRMDENDMVAGFDLVDPSELERCPVSDE; encoded by the coding sequence GTGAGCGATTCGATCCATATCGAGGAAGAGCTTAAGAAGTCCTATCTGGAATACTCCTTAAGCGTCATCATCGGCCGGGCCATCCCGGATGTGCGCGACGGACTCAAACCCGTGCACCGGCGCATTCTCTACGCCATGCACGACCTGTCCAACTCCTACAACCGGCCCTATAAAAAGTCCGCCCGCGTCGTCGGTGACGTCATCGGTAAATACCATCCCCACGGCGACCAGTCCGTGTACGATGCCCTGGTCCGCATGGCCCAGGATTTCTCCATGCGCGACGCCATTGTCGATGGCCAGGGCAACTTCGGCTCCATCGACGGCGACGCCGCAGCGGCCATGCGATACACCGAAGTGCGCATGTCGCGTCTGGCCGGCGAATTTCTGGCCGACATCGAAAAGGAAACCGTCGACTTCCGGCCCAACTACGACAACAGCCTGCAAGAGCCGGCCGTGCTGCCGACCAAGGTGCCAAACCTGCTCCTAAACGGCTCCTCGGGCATCGCCGTCGGCATGGCCACCAACATTCCGCCGCACAACCTGGGCGAGCTGTGCGACGGCCTGCTCCATCTGCTCGACGCCCCCCATTGTCCGGTCACCGACATCATCGGTCTGGTCAAAGGCCCGGACTTTCCCACGGCCGCCTCCATCTACGGCGGCAAGGGACTCATCGAGGCCTACACCACCGGCCGCGGCAGCATCAAAATCCGGGGCCGGGCCGAGGTTGAAGAGCGCAAAAAAGACTATGTCTCGGTGGTCATCCGCGAGATTCCCTATGCGCTCAACAAGTCTTCGCTGGTGGAAAAGATTGCGGCCCTTATTAACGACGGCCGCATCGAGGGCGTGTCCGACCTGCGCGACGAATCCGACCGCAAAGGCATCCGCATTGTCCTTGATCTCAAAAAAGGCACCATTCCGGACATTGTCATCAATGCCCTATACAAATACACTCCGCTGGAAACCTCCTTTGGCATCAACATGCTGGTCGTGGCCGACAACCGCCCGGCCCTTTTAAATATCAAGCAGATGCTTGAGCACTTCCTGACCCACCGTCGGGACGTCATTTTGCGGCGCACCAAGTTCGATTTGCGCAAGTCCGAGGAGCGGGCCCATATTCTCGAAGGCCTGCGCATCGCGCTGGACAACATCGACGAGGTCGTGGCCATCATCCGGGCCTCGAAAAACGCCGTGGAAGCCCGGGAACGGCTCATGGAACGCTTTGCCCTGTCCGAGCGCCAGTCCCAGGCCATCCTGGACATGCGCCTGCAGCGCCTGACCAACCTGGAGCGGCAAAAGCTCATTGACGAGTACAACGAGCTCATCAAGCTCATCGAATACCTGCGCTCGATCCTGGAAAACGACGAGGTCCTGCGCGGCGTCATCCGCGACGAGATCACCGAGATCCAAACCCGGTACGCCACGCCGCGAAAGACCGAAATCCTCGAAGACCTGGAAGGCATCAACATCCTCGATCTCATTCCCGACGAGGACGTGGTCATCACCCTGTCGCGGCGCGGGTATATCAAGCGCACCCGCATCGACAACTACCAGCAGCAAAAGCGCGGCGGCAAAGGCATTGCCGGCCTGTCCACCTCGGGAGACGACTTTGTCCAGTCCTTTTGCGCCACCACCAACCACCAGCAGCTTTTGCTGTTTACCAACCTTGGCCGCATGTTCATGCTGCCGGTGCACCAGATTCCCGAAGGCCAGCGTACGGCCAAGGGAGCGCATATCGCCAACCTGCTCCCCATGGACAAGGAAGAATTCGTGGCCACGGCCCTGGCCATCCGCGAGTTCTCCGAGGAACGCTATTTCCTCTTTGTCACCCGCAAGGGCATGGTCAAGCGCACCTGCACCGACCTCTACAAGAACTGCCGCTCGACCGGCATCATTGCCGTGGGTCTCAAGGAAAATGACGAGCTCTTGACGGTCAAGGAGATCGACGACGACACCGAAGTCCTGCTGGCCACCCAGCAAGGCCTGTCCAACCGCTTCCACATAAGCGGCGTGCGACCGACCGGCCGCGGCGCGGCCGGCGTCAAGGGCATTGCCCTCAAGGGCCAGGACCGGGTGGCCGCCGGCGTTGTGGTCACCGGGGAGAGCCGCTCCGAAGTGCTCACCATTTCGGCCAACGGCTACGGGAAACGCACCTCCATTGATCACTATCCCCTGCGCAATCGCGGTGGTTCCGGTGTGATCAACATGCGGGTGACCCCCAAGACCGGACAGGTCATTGGCGCGGTCATGGTCTCTGACGGCGACGAGATGCTCCTTTTGACCTCGGCCAACAAGATCATCCGCCTTTCGGTCAACGGCATTTCCACGGTGGGCCGGGCCACCCAGGGCGTCATGCTGGTGCGCATGGATGAAAACGACATGGTGGCCGGATTCGATCTGGTCGACCCCAGTGAACTCGAACGGTGCCCTGTTTCCGACGAATAG
- a CDS encoding homocysteine biosynthesis protein gives MTHEVKKTVAEINRRIEKGKAVVLTAAEMVETVRRLGKVRAAKEVDVVTTGTFSPMCSSGMLFNFGQEPPTLKAQKVRLNNVPAHAGLAAVDAYIGATELPKEDPLNKIHPGRFKYGGAHVIEDLLRGKAVRLFCESYGTDCYPRRELEKDITLADLKYAQLFNPRNCYQNYNVAVNLTSRIIYTYMGPLKPNARNANFATAGELSPLFNDPYLKTIGLGTRIFMGGGTGYVIGAGTQHDPKPKRNERGIPISASGTLMLKGDLKGMNARYVRAVSILGYGVSLAMGIGIPIPILNEDMAFFTGVSDADIQMPIKDYGHDYPNGIGRSLGLVTYAECRTGEILVNGKKTQAVPLTSLTMSLEVAEKLKEKIEQGKFLLTEPVEAIPSE, from the coding sequence ATGACCCACGAGGTGAAAAAGACTGTTGCCGAAATCAATCGGCGGATCGAGAAGGGCAAGGCCGTGGTTTTGACCGCCGCCGAAATGGTCGAGACCGTGCGCCGGTTGGGCAAGGTCCGGGCGGCCAAGGAAGTGGACGTGGTAACCACGGGTACTTTCTCGCCCATGTGCTCCTCGGGGATGCTCTTTAATTTCGGCCAGGAGCCGCCGACGCTCAAGGCCCAGAAGGTGCGGCTCAACAATGTGCCGGCCCATGCCGGCCTGGCGGCCGTCGATGCCTATATCGGGGCCACGGAACTTCCCAAGGAAGATCCGCTCAACAAGATCCACCCGGGCCGGTTCAAGTACGGCGGGGCCCATGTGATCGAGGATCTGCTGCGCGGCAAGGCCGTGCGTCTTTTCTGCGAATCCTACGGCACGGACTGCTATCCGCGCCGGGAGCTGGAAAAAGACATCACCCTGGCCGATCTCAAGTATGCGCAGCTTTTCAATCCCCGCAACTGCTATCAGAATTACAATGTGGCCGTGAATCTCACCAGCCGCATCATCTATACCTATATGGGGCCGCTCAAGCCCAATGCGCGAAACGCCAATTTCGCCACCGCCGGCGAACTGTCGCCGCTTTTCAACGACCCCTATTTGAAGACCATCGGCCTTGGCACCCGCATTTTCATGGGCGGCGGCACCGGCTACGTCATCGGGGCCGGCACCCAGCACGATCCCAAACCCAAGCGCAACGAACGCGGCATCCCCATCTCCGCCTCCGGCACCCTCATGCTCAAGGGCGACCTCAAGGGCATGAACGCCCGGTATGTCCGGGCCGTGTCCATTCTCGGCTACGGCGTGTCCCTGGCCATGGGCATCGGCATCCCCATTCCGATCCTCAATGAGGATATGGCCTTTTTCACCGGCGTGTCCGATGCCGACATCCAGATGCCGATCAAGGACTACGGCCACGACTATCCCAACGGCATCGGCCGGTCGCTGGGACTGGTCACCTATGCCGAGTGCCGCACCGGGGAAATCCTGGTCAACGGCAAAAAGACCCAGGCCGTGCCCCTGACCAGCCTGACCATGTCCCTGGAAGTGGCTGAGAAGCTCAAGGAAAAAATCGAGCAGGGCAAGTTCCTGCTGACCGAACCGGTGGAGGCCATCCCGTCGGAATAA
- the gyrB gene encoding DNA topoisomerase (ATP-hydrolyzing) subunit B, translating into MSQDKTPQLYDASSITVLEGLSAVRKRPAMYIGSTDIRGLHHLVYEVVDNSIDESMAGYCDRVSITIHLDNSVTVSDNGRGIPVDMHPKEGKPAVEVVMTVLHAGGKFDNDAYKVSGGLHGVGVSVVNALSEYLEVTVRRGGKRHHMRFERGAPVTPLTVIGDAESTGTTIRFMPDEEIFETNQFNHETLAKRFEELAYLNRKLELDFKDERTNERTTYRFDGGLHEFVADLNAGEQTIHDIIGGLGEVDGLVVDFALQYNANYKEEVLTFANNIRTREGGTHLAGFKTALTRAINTYIEKADIPKKFKQKLTGDDVREGLTAVISVKLPQPQFEGQTKTKLGNSEVAGQVAKMVFEAMNVHFEENPKDAKAIVEKAVDAARAREAARKAKELVRRKGALSDHSLPGKLADCQSKKPEESELFIVEGDSAGGSAKQGRDPRFQAILPLRGKILNVERTRTDKMLGNKEIRNLITAIGPTPTMGDAENEEKDAENMARLRYHKIVIMTDADVDGAHIRTLLLTFFYRRYEKLITSGYVYIAQPPLYRVFKGDFERFIKDEEELSSFLLGRIGEDVAVGSGEITFAGETLTALVERIRFLEARVHEAASYGLPEDLILPLLSHPRLTASDFAGIDLPEGLVAHLGRCNYSVSVEAEETDEERRLYAVFISPNMARHRIAVEFFSSKIYRRAHETYGELLAECPVLPLTITRKEEVREVSGFFELYKTLMDDALKGVNIQRYKGLGEMNPEQLWETTMNPEKRSFLQVNIEDLDECDTIFSQLMGEKVEHRKNFIDRNALSIKELDI; encoded by the coding sequence ATGAGTCAGGATAAGACGCCCCAGTTGTACGACGCCAGTTCCATTACCGTTTTAGAGGGGCTTTCGGCCGTACGCAAACGCCCGGCCATGTATATCGGTTCCACGGACATCCGCGGCCTGCACCATCTCGTCTATGAAGTTGTGGACAACTCCATCGACGAATCCATGGCCGGCTACTGCGACCGCGTGAGCATCACCATTCATCTGGACAACTCGGTCACCGTCTCGGACAACGGCCGCGGCATCCCGGTGGACATGCACCCCAAGGAAGGCAAGCCGGCCGTCGAAGTGGTCATGACCGTGCTCCATGCCGGCGGCAAGTTCGACAACGACGCCTACAAGGTCTCCGGCGGCCTGCACGGTGTTGGCGTCTCGGTGGTCAACGCCCTGTCGGAATATCTCGAAGTGACCGTGCGTCGGGGCGGCAAGCGCCACCACATGCGCTTTGAGCGCGGCGCGCCGGTCACCCCGCTCACAGTCATCGGCGATGCCGAATCCACCGGCACCACCATTCGCTTTATGCCCGACGAGGAGATTTTCGAGACCAACCAGTTCAACCACGAGACCCTGGCCAAGCGGTTTGAGGAACTGGCCTATTTAAACCGCAAGCTCGAACTGGATTTCAAGGACGAACGGACCAACGAACGCACCACCTACCGGTTCGACGGCGGTCTCCACGAATTCGTGGCCGATCTCAATGCCGGCGAACAGACCATCCACGACATCATCGGCGGACTTGGCGAAGTGGACGGGCTGGTGGTGGATTTCGCCCTGCAGTACAACGCCAATTACAAAGAAGAAGTCCTGACCTTTGCCAACAACATCCGCACCCGGGAAGGCGGCACCCATCTGGCCGGATTCAAGACGGCGCTGACCCGGGCCATCAATACCTACATTGAAAAAGCCGACATCCCCAAGAAATTCAAACAGAAATTGACCGGCGACGATGTCCGCGAGGGCCTGACCGCCGTCATTTCCGTCAAGCTCCCCCAGCCCCAGTTCGAAGGCCAGACCAAGACCAAGCTTGGCAACTCCGAAGTGGCCGGACAGGTGGCCAAGATGGTCTTCGAGGCCATGAACGTCCACTTCGAGGAAAACCCCAAGGACGCCAAGGCCATTGTGGAAAAGGCCGTTGACGCCGCCCGGGCCCGCGAGGCCGCCCGCAAGGCCAAGGAGCTGGTGCGGCGCAAGGGCGCCCTGTCCGACCATTCCCTGCCCGGCAAGCTGGCTGACTGCCAGTCCAAGAAGCCCGAGGAGTCGGAACTGTTTATCGTCGAGGGCGACTCGGCCGGCGGCTCGGCCAAGCAGGGGCGCGACCCCCGCTTCCAGGCCATCTTGCCCCTTCGCGGCAAGATCCTGAATGTCGAGCGAACCCGAACGGATAAGATGCTTGGCAACAAGGAAATCCGAAATCTCATCACGGCCATCGGACCCACCCCGACCATGGGCGATGCCGAAAATGAGGAAAAAGACGCCGAGAACATGGCCCGGCTGCGCTACCACAAAATCGTCATCATGACCGATGCCGACGTGGACGGGGCGCACATCCGCACCCTGCTGCTCACGTTTTTCTATCGGCGCTACGAAAAACTCATCACCAGCGGCTATGTCTACATTGCCCAGCCGCCGCTCTATCGGGTCTTCAAGGGCGATTTCGAGCGGTTCATCAAGGACGAGGAAGAGCTTTCGAGCTTCCTTTTGGGACGCATCGGCGAGGACGTGGCCGTTGGTTCCGGCGAGATCACCTTTGCCGGCGAGACCCTGACCGCCCTGGTGGAGCGCATCCGTTTCCTGGAAGCCCGGGTCCATGAGGCGGCCAGCTACGGCCTGCCTGAAGACCTGATCCTGCCGCTATTAAGCCACCCGCGCCTGACCGCCTCGGACTTTGCCGGCATTGATCTGCCGGAAGGACTGGTCGCCCATCTGGGCCGCTGCAACTATAGTGTGAGTGTCGAGGCCGAGGAAACAGACGAGGAACGCCGGCTCTATGCCGTCTTTATTTCGCCCAACATGGCCCGCCACCGCATTGCCGTGGAGTTTTTTAGCTCCAAAATCTATCGCCGCGCCCATGAAACCTACGGCGAACTTTTGGCCGAATGTCCGGTGCTGCCCTTGACCATCACCCGCAAGGAAGAAGTCCGCGAAGTCAGCGGCTTTTTCGAACTCTACAAGACGCTTATGGACGATGCCCTAAAGGGCGTGAACATCCAGCGCTACAAGGGTCTGGGCGAAATGAACCCGGAGCAGCTGTGGGAAACCACCATGAACCCGGAAAAGCGCAGTTTCCTCCAGGTCAATATCGAGGATCTTGACGAGTGCGACACCATTTTCTCCCAGCTCATGGGCGAAAAGGTCGAGCATCGCAAGAACTTCATTGACCGAAACGCCCTGTCCATCAAGGAACTCGACATCTAA
- the dnaN gene encoding DNA polymerase III subunit beta yields MQLTVFRNDIIDGLQKSSSIIPAKTGAAFLRTIWLEAVPGALRILSTDSSLEFTGHYAAKVSQEGLCGVQGKSFFELVRKLPPGEISLTLDEASGNLLIKQGSRRYKLPVSDRNWFQPFSPFPDEGAVTWSGDVLQEIIERVAYCISDEDTMEAMACMYFKPVPSEAKIEVCGLNGHQFSLVGFLDDAISAMLPADGILIQKKYVAELKRWLTAEEVELAMGQKRLFFRTQKRDEAAPEAAPRIETFSLPLSFYQYPDYNAFVSKLATEGVSTLTIDRSECIEALERVAIFNTDNNRCAYFLFDGPGELSLKSQGQEAGEATETLECAFTGSLDKVAFPTKDLTDILGHFESPRVTLTLTGAEGPCGIVGDDDKQCLVIIMPMKIVEETYYSEEDIA; encoded by the coding sequence ATGCAACTGACGGTCTTTCGAAACGACATCATCGACGGACTGCAAAAATCCTCGAGCATCATCCCGGCCAAAACCGGAGCCGCCTTCCTGCGCACCATCTGGCTCGAAGCCGTGCCGGGAGCGCTTCGGATCCTGTCCACCGACTCGAGCCTGGAATTTACCGGCCACTATGCGGCCAAGGTCAGCCAGGAAGGACTGTGCGGCGTGCAGGGCAAAAGCTTTTTCGAGCTGGTCCGGAAACTGCCCCCGGGCGAGATCAGCCTGACCCTGGACGAGGCCTCGGGCAATCTGCTCATCAAGCAGGGATCGCGGCGCTACAAGCTGCCCGTGTCCGATCGCAACTGGTTCCAGCCCTTTTCGCCCTTTCCGGACGAGGGCGCGGTGACCTGGTCCGGCGACGTGCTCCAGGAGATCATCGAACGCGTGGCCTATTGCATCTCCGATGAAGACACCATGGAGGCCATGGCCTGCATGTATTTCAAGCCCGTGCCCAGTGAAGCCAAGATCGAGGTCTGCGGCCTAAACGGCCACCAGTTCTCCCTGGTGGGCTTTTTGGACGATGCCATCTCGGCCATGCTGCCGGCTGACGGCATTCTCATTCAGAAAAAGTACGTGGCCGAGCTCAAGCGCTGGCTGACCGCCGAGGAAGTGGAACTGGCCATGGGCCAGAAGCGGCTCTTTTTCCGGACCCAGAAACGCGACGAGGCCGCTCCCGAAGCCGCCCCCAGAATCGAGACCTTCAGCCTGCCGCTCAGTTTTTACCAGTACCCGGACTACAACGCCTTTGTCTCCAAGCTGGCCACCGAAGGCGTCTCCACCCTGACCATCGACCGCTCGGAGTGCATCGAGGCCCTGGAGCGGGTGGCCATTTTCAATACCGACAACAACCGCTGCGCCTATTTCCTGTTTGACGGGCCAGGCGAGTTGTCGCTCAAAAGCCAGGGCCAGGAAGCCGGCGAAGCCACGGAAACGCTCGAATGCGCCTTTACCGGGAGCCTGGACAAGGTGGCCTTCCCGACCAAAGACTTAACCGACATCCTGGGCCACTTTGAATCCCCCCGGGTCACCCTGACGCTGACCGGGGCCGAAGGCCCCTGCGGCATCGTCGGAGATGACGACAAGCAGTGTCTGGTCATCATCATGCCCATGAAAATCGTTGAAGAGACGTATTATAGCGAGGAAGACATCGCATGA
- a CDS encoding DnaA/Hda family protein has translation MTSAPLSASGDGVLKNDFRQHLLRTCPEQELRRWFDPLDITTAEADRSFCVVFPHSYFAAWFDASVKELFERQLAQYLGPGHTLRYRTRGCQNAAGAGAPHQPTDGAVVTDFPYGHRFTFETFLANEKNTFPLALAREVARQTEVRYNPFFVCGPSGSGKTHLLRAMANAVAKGQSGMSVFFGSVADIQGLYADPRRSRPEIRADLAGHDWLFIDELTDIARAPDMEQELIGVFNAFHDAGRQMVFSSRERAASCDFLDPTFRSRLEWGLMVHLKSPDLSVRSQFVEQVNKDKRLGLSREQTLTLASRFEGFRRLEGVLLRIEAFRQHVGGELSEAEFSRHIRLSEDKKVPELTPERVLAVCAEHFGIPARDITGPGRKKELVFARQAAMALCRTLLGISYPALGKIFGGKDHSTVLYSIRKFQQILDDNQDTKLLFRQLSKKCRQGGPA, from the coding sequence ATGACGTCCGCGCCCCTTTCGGCATCCGGTGACGGCGTGCTAAAAAACGATTTTCGCCAACATCTGCTGCGCACCTGCCCCGAACAGGAACTGCGACGCTGGTTTGATCCCCTCGACATCACGACTGCCGAGGCCGACCGCTCTTTTTGCGTGGTTTTTCCCCATAGCTATTTTGCCGCCTGGTTTGACGCCTCGGTCAAGGAACTTTTCGAGCGCCAGCTGGCCCAGTACCTCGGACCCGGGCACACCCTGCGCTACCGGACCCGGGGCTGCCAGAACGCAGCCGGGGCCGGCGCGCCGCACCAGCCGACCGACGGGGCCGTGGTCACGGACTTTCCCTACGGCCACCGGTTCACCTTCGAAACCTTTCTGGCCAACGAGAAAAACACCTTTCCCCTGGCCCTGGCCCGGGAAGTGGCCCGCCAGACCGAGGTGCGCTACAATCCCTTTTTCGTTTGCGGCCCGTCAGGTTCGGGGAAAACCCATTTGCTGCGGGCCATGGCCAATGCCGTGGCCAAAGGCCAGTCCGGAATGAGCGTCTTTTTCGGCTCGGTGGCCGATATTCAGGGCCTCTACGCCGATCCCCGCCGGTCGCGTCCGGAAATCCGGGCCGATCTGGCCGGCCACGACTGGCTTTTTATCGACGAACTGACCGACATCGCCCGGGCTCCGGATATGGAACAGGAATTGATCGGCGTTTTCAACGCCTTTCACGACGCCGGCCGCCAGATGGTTTTTTCCAGCCGCGAGCGGGCCGCTTCCTGCGATTTTCTCGACCCCACCTTCCGCTCCCGCCTGGAATGGGGCCTTATGGTCCACCTCAAATCCCCGGACCTCTCGGTGCGCAGCCAGTTCGTCGAGCAGGTCAACAAGGACAAACGCCTGGGCCTGTCCCGGGAACAGACCCTGACCCTGGCCAGCCGGTTTGAGGGCTTCAGGCGCCTGGAAGGCGTGCTCCTGCGCATCGAGGCCTTTCGCCAGCACGTCGGCGGCGAACTCTCCGAAGCGGAGTTCTCGCGCCATATCCGGCTGTCCGAGGACAAGAAAGTCCCGGAACTGACCCCGGAGCGGGTGCTGGCCGTGTGCGCCGAGCATTTCGGCATCCCGGCCCGGGACATCACCGGCCCGGGCCGCAAAAAGGAACTGGTCTTTGCCAGGCAGGCGGCCATGGCCCTGTGCCGCACCCTTCTTGGCATCTCGTATCCGGCCCTGGGCAAGATTTTCGGCGGCAAGGACCACTCGACGGTCCTGTATTCGATCCGAAAATTCCAACAAATTCTGGATGATAACCAGGATACGAAACTTTTGTTCCGCCAATTGTCCAAAAAGTGTCGTCAGGGAGGCCCGGCATGA